The Polyangiaceae bacterium genome includes a region encoding these proteins:
- the alaS gene encoding alanine--tRNA ligase, translating into MSKTSQELRRAFLEFFRSRGHAVVESGALVPPNDPTLMFANAGMVQFKDCFTGREKRAYTRAASSQKCIRISGKHNDLENVGPSPRHHTFFEMLGNFSFGDYFKEEAIVFAWDFLIKEVGLDPSRFVFTYFKGEEGVPADAEARELWRKVTGMGDDRVLGLGMADNFWAMGDTGPCGPCSELHYYVGPEVDLGRFGQEQTAEGHGWMEIWNLVFMQFERKQKDSALEPLPAPSIDTGMGLERLAGIVQGKTSNYDSDLLRTLVERAAELSKKPYAGGMTPDEVSMRVIADHARTTAFLIAEGIMPDRTGREYVLRRVMRRAIRHGHRLGIAEPFLHDVADLVVTHMGEQYPELRERREMIRSVAEAEEVRFRQTIERGLSLLELAFDAMKRADSKELSGADAFQLYDTYGFPLDLTQVICAERGYAVDVAGYDAALEEARKRSEFRGMEQAVESVYRDALGKLPSGAVAFSGYERDVDKSRVVAIVKAGTLAESAEAGDAVELVTERTPFYGEAGGQVGDHGSIVIGAARLRVTDTQKPVPGLVVHRATVEEGGFRVGDEAELRIDVARRDAIRKNHSATHLLHWALRQVVGSHAQQKGSLVGPERLRFDFTHGKALSPEELTKIEDLVNQRTLANAPVRTEVLSMDEAKKRGAMMIFEEKYGDTVRLLSMAESVELCGGTHARATGDIGLFKIQLEQGIAAGVRRIVATTGEGSLAHLRTLESELGRAAQAAKASPAQLVDKIEKLVAESRSLEKKVEELQKKLLTGGGGGGMDALLGKARDLGGVKVLGVRTEVTDRGALRELAEQLRDKLGDSIVLVGSEVDGKAQLVLTVAKQLTDRFKAGELIRPIAAIVGGSGGGRPDMAQAGGTDPAKLEQAIEAVYQGIGG; encoded by the coding sequence ATGTCGAAGACGTCCCAGGAGCTGCGCCGAGCGTTCCTCGAGTTCTTCCGGAGCCGCGGGCACGCGGTCGTAGAGAGCGGTGCTCTGGTGCCCCCCAACGATCCGACGCTGATGTTTGCCAACGCCGGGATGGTGCAGTTCAAGGACTGCTTCACCGGTCGCGAGAAGCGCGCGTACACCCGCGCCGCCAGCAGCCAGAAGTGCATCCGCATCAGCGGCAAGCACAACGACCTGGAGAACGTCGGCCCGAGCCCGCGCCACCACACGTTCTTCGAGATGCTGGGCAACTTCAGCTTCGGCGACTACTTCAAGGAAGAGGCCATCGTGTTCGCCTGGGACTTCCTGATCAAGGAGGTCGGGCTCGACCCGTCGCGCTTCGTCTTCACCTACTTCAAGGGCGAGGAGGGCGTGCCCGCCGACGCCGAGGCGCGAGAGCTCTGGCGCAAGGTCACCGGCATGGGGGACGACCGCGTCCTGGGCCTGGGCATGGCGGACAACTTCTGGGCCATGGGTGACACCGGTCCCTGCGGTCCGTGCAGCGAGCTGCACTACTACGTCGGTCCCGAGGTGGACCTCGGACGCTTCGGGCAGGAGCAGACCGCCGAGGGCCACGGCTGGATGGAGATCTGGAACCTGGTCTTCATGCAGTTCGAGCGCAAGCAGAAGGACTCCGCGCTCGAGCCGCTGCCGGCGCCCAGCATCGACACCGGGATGGGACTCGAGCGCCTGGCCGGCATCGTGCAGGGCAAGACCAGCAACTACGACTCGGATCTCTTGCGCACGCTGGTGGAGCGCGCGGCAGAGCTCTCGAAGAAGCCCTACGCCGGCGGCATGACGCCGGACGAGGTCTCGATGCGCGTCATCGCGGACCACGCGCGCACCACGGCGTTCTTGATCGCCGAGGGCATCATGCCGGACCGCACCGGGCGCGAGTACGTGCTCCGGCGCGTGATGCGGCGGGCCATCCGTCACGGGCACCGGCTCGGCATCGCGGAGCCGTTCCTGCACGACGTCGCCGATCTGGTCGTCACCCACATGGGCGAGCAATACCCGGAGCTCCGCGAGCGTCGGGAGATGATCCGCTCCGTGGCCGAGGCCGAGGAGGTGCGCTTCCGCCAGACCATCGAACGCGGTCTGTCGCTGCTCGAGCTCGCATTCGACGCGATGAAGCGCGCCGACTCGAAGGAGCTCTCCGGCGCGGACGCCTTCCAGCTCTACGACACCTACGGCTTCCCCCTGGACCTCACCCAGGTGATCTGCGCCGAGCGGGGCTACGCGGTGGACGTCGCGGGGTACGACGCGGCGCTGGAGGAGGCGCGCAAGCGCAGTGAGTTCCGCGGCATGGAGCAGGCGGTGGAGAGCGTGTACCGCGACGCGCTCGGCAAGCTGCCGAGCGGCGCCGTCGCCTTCAGCGGCTACGAACGGGACGTGGACAAGAGCCGAGTCGTCGCCATCGTCAAGGCGGGTACCTTGGCGGAGTCGGCCGAGGCCGGCGACGCCGTCGAGCTGGTGACGGAGCGCACGCCGTTCTACGGCGAAGCCGGCGGCCAGGTGGGCGATCACGGCAGCATCGTGATCGGCGCCGCACGCTTGCGGGTGACCGACACGCAGAAGCCGGTGCCGGGCCTGGTCGTCCACCGAGCCACCGTGGAAGAGGGTGGATTCCGCGTCGGCGACGAGGCGGAGCTCCGCATCGACGTGGCGCGCCGCGACGCCATCCGGAAGAACCACTCCGCGACGCACCTCCTGCACTGGGCGCTGCGCCAGGTGGTGGGCAGCCACGCCCAGCAGAAGGGCTCGCTGGTCGGCCCCGAGCGGCTGCGCTTCGACTTCACGCACGGTAAGGCCCTGAGCCCGGAGGAGCTCACCAAGATCGAAGATCTGGTGAACCAGCGCACGCTGGCCAACGCGCCGGTGCGCACCGAGGTCTTGAGCATGGACGAGGCGAAGAAGCGCGGCGCCATGATGATCTTCGAGGAGAAATACGGCGACACGGTGCGCTTGCTCAGCATGGCGGAGAGCGTCGAGCTGTGCGGCGGCACCCACGCCCGGGCCACCGGTGACATCGGGCTGTTCAAGATCCAGCTCGAGCAAGGCATCGCCGCCGGCGTCCGGCGCATCGTGGCGACGACGGGAGAGGGCTCCCTCGCCCACCTGCGCACGCTGGAGAGCGAGCTCGGTCGCGCTGCGCAGGCGGCCAAGGCGAGCCCGGCGCAGCTCGTGGACAAGATCGAGAAGCTCGTGGCCGAGAGCCGGAGCCTGGAGAAGAAGGTGGAGGAGCTCCAGAAGAAGCTCCTGACCGGCGGCGGAGGCGGCGGCATGGACGCGCTCCTCGGCAAGGCCCGGGACCTGGGCGGGGTGAAGGTGCTGGGTGTCAGGACCGAGGTCACCGATCGAGGCGCGCTGCGCGAGCTCGCCGAGCAGCTGCGCGACAAGCTCGGCGACAGCATCGTCCTGGTCGGCTCGGAGGTGGACGGCAAGGCACAGCTGGTGCTCACGGTCGCCAAACAGCTCACCGATCGGTTCAAGGCCGGCGAGCTGATCCGTCCCATCGCGGCCATCGTCGGCGGCTCCGGCGGCGGTCGCCCGGACATGGCCCAGGCCGGCGGCACCGACCCCGCAAAGCTCGAGCAGGCCATCGAGGCCGTGTATCAGGGCATCGGCGGCTGA
- a CDS encoding UDP-N-acetylmuramate dehydrogenase: MELEPSVPLAPKTTLGVGGAAAALAVARSEADVAEAVARARAQKLPLQVLGGGSNLVVSDAGVEGLTLAISLRGVEWRADGRVTAAAGEPWDALVAASVERGLAGLECLSGIPGLVGATPIQNVGAYGQEVSERIARVRAFDRESGAVVELGNGECRFAYRDSYFKSHAPGRFVVLAVEFRLTPGGAPAVRYPELERELAARGLREPSLADVRRVVLALRGRKSMLFDPSDENGRSCGSFFVNPIVDAALADEVGARAADPSMPRFAQADGRVKLSAAWLIERAGLEKGTRDGNVGLSTKHTLCIVAHPGARADEIVRFAARVQRTVLERFGVRLEPEPVFWGFAQPPMP; the protein is encoded by the coding sequence GTGGAGCTCGAACCCTCGGTCCCTCTCGCGCCGAAGACGACCCTCGGGGTCGGTGGCGCCGCCGCAGCGCTCGCCGTGGCCCGGAGCGAAGCGGACGTCGCCGAAGCAGTGGCGCGCGCCCGAGCGCAGAAGCTCCCCCTCCAAGTGCTCGGAGGCGGCAGCAACCTCGTGGTGTCCGACGCGGGGGTCGAGGGTCTCACGCTCGCCATCTCGCTCCGGGGCGTGGAGTGGCGCGCGGACGGCCGAGTGACCGCCGCCGCCGGTGAGCCCTGGGACGCGCTCGTGGCGGCCAGCGTCGAGCGCGGGCTCGCGGGGCTCGAGTGCTTGAGCGGCATCCCCGGCCTGGTCGGTGCGACGCCGATCCAGAACGTGGGCGCCTATGGCCAGGAGGTGAGCGAGCGCATCGCGCGGGTGCGCGCCTTCGACCGAGAGAGCGGCGCCGTGGTCGAGCTCGGGAACGGCGAATGCCGCTTCGCCTACCGCGACAGCTACTTCAAGAGCCACGCGCCGGGGCGCTTCGTGGTGCTCGCGGTGGAGTTTCGCCTGACCCCCGGCGGCGCGCCGGCGGTGCGCTACCCGGAGCTCGAGCGCGAGCTCGCCGCACGCGGGCTCCGCGAGCCGAGCCTGGCCGACGTCCGGCGGGTAGTGCTCGCGCTGCGCGGGCGAAAGTCCATGCTCTTCGACCCGAGCGACGAGAACGGCCGGAGCTGCGGCTCGTTCTTCGTGAACCCCATCGTCGATGCGGCGCTGGCGGATGAGGTCGGCGCACGGGCAGCCGATCCGAGCATGCCCCGCTTTGCGCAGGCCGACGGACGCGTGAAGCTCTCCGCCGCTTGGCTCATCGAGCGCGCGGGCCTCGAGAAGGGCACCCGCGACGGCAACGTCGGCCTCTCGACCAAGCACACACTCTGCATCGTCGCTCACCCGGGGGCGCGCGCCGACGAGATCGTGCGCTTCGCCGCGCGCGTGCAGAGGACCGTGCTGGAACGCTTCGGCGTTCGCCTCGAGCCCGAGCCCGTGTTCTGGGGTTTCGCTCAGCCGCCGATGCCCTGA
- a CDS encoding O-acetyl-ADP-ribose deacetylase: MHRYSLGEASLELRRGNITESDTTAIANAANSLLMGGGGVDGAIHRAAGPELALALRELKRDLPGGVLETGGAVITPGFSLPARWVIHCVGPIYDREGERAPKLLARCYAKALELCRKNGIESIAFPSISTGVYGYPVELAAPVALEAVRRGLGSGGVPKLVRFVLFDEATLQAYRTAADALWA; the protein is encoded by the coding sequence ATGCACCGCTACTCGCTGGGGGAGGCGAGCCTGGAGCTTCGCCGCGGGAACATCACCGAGTCCGACACCACGGCCATCGCCAACGCCGCCAACTCGCTGCTCATGGGCGGCGGCGGCGTGGACGGCGCCATCCACCGTGCCGCGGGCCCCGAGCTCGCCCTCGCGCTGCGCGAGCTCAAGCGCGACCTGCCGGGCGGCGTGCTCGAGACCGGCGGTGCGGTCATCACTCCGGGGTTCTCGCTCCCCGCTCGATGGGTGATCCACTGCGTCGGCCCCATCTACGATCGCGAAGGCGAGCGCGCGCCGAAGCTGCTCGCGCGCTGCTACGCCAAGGCGCTCGAGCTGTGCCGAAAGAACGGCATCGAGTCGATCGCCTTTCCGTCGATCAGCACCGGGGTCTACGGCTACCCCGTGGAGCTGGCGGCGCCCGTGGCTCTGGAGGCGGTCCGGCGCGGCCTCGGCAGTGGCGGCGTGCCGAAGCTGGTCCGCTTCGTGCTGTTCGACGAGGCAACGCTCCAGGCTTATCGAACCGCGGCGGATGCGCTCTGGGCGTGA
- a CDS encoding restriction endonuclease, whose product MTFTEAAAQVLRLVGKPLHYKEITDVAIEKNLLSHVGKSPEVTMGARLAALVKKGDKENPLVRIKPGVFALREWDQSTIDKGLADRTPALEIAKNAKLDLSQLEHGGKSDEEEEDELLHSAPGNVLDDEEGEEATVAKTDAEEVARRERAAAASDLFEPEADDDLPIFGRPEEEEEGEEEGEGEEGEKDAGGRRRRRRRRRGRGNERDEVRTGGDDLPTYTVSDAPADVPIDAIREGEPSEEPRDRGGDRDRDRDRDRDRGRDRDRGRGDRGDRGDRDRDRDRDRDRRDEGGAPLDELAARPLADAVASLLSTFDRGGGPVGAQKLADAAQRRGRLTGDFQQAQGQILAAARADNLRREAAGQRVRFRISGGRLALTDWALDPEALRMEREIAALAERYREAVRRTLLRRIQDLPHRAMGEIACLLLERIGMTDVQVVRRPGSPGSELHLSAVARGPGGNVPTAVVVRRDGREIGRERVTELRGALHHYGPAAAGWLVTTGQVLSGAREEAAATGAAPVTLVDGIGLARLCEEQGVAVLQTRLTLPVPDVELFEALRGS is encoded by the coding sequence ATGACCTTTACGGAAGCTGCGGCGCAGGTACTGCGCCTCGTGGGCAAGCCCCTGCACTATAAGGAGATAACGGACGTCGCGATCGAGAAGAACCTGCTGAGCCATGTCGGAAAGAGCCCCGAGGTGACGATGGGGGCCCGGCTCGCAGCGCTCGTGAAGAAGGGGGACAAGGAGAACCCCCTCGTCCGTATCAAGCCTGGCGTCTTCGCGCTCCGCGAATGGGACCAGTCGACCATCGACAAGGGCCTGGCGGATCGCACGCCGGCCCTCGAGATCGCCAAGAACGCGAAGCTGGATCTCTCCCAGCTCGAGCACGGCGGCAAGAGCGACGAGGAGGAAGAGGACGAGCTCCTGCACTCGGCGCCGGGCAACGTGCTCGACGACGAGGAGGGCGAAGAGGCGACCGTCGCGAAGACCGACGCCGAGGAGGTCGCGCGTCGCGAGCGCGCTGCCGCGGCCAGCGATCTCTTCGAACCGGAGGCCGACGACGACCTGCCGATCTTCGGTCGCCCGGAGGAAGAAGAGGAGGGCGAAGAAGAAGGCGAGGGGGAGGAAGGCGAGAAGGATGCCGGCGGGCGTCGTCGCCGTCGCCGCCGGCGTCGTGGGCGTGGCAACGAGCGCGACGAGGTGCGCACAGGCGGGGACGATCTGCCGACCTACACCGTCTCCGATGCGCCAGCCGACGTGCCCATCGATGCCATCCGCGAAGGTGAGCCGTCCGAGGAGCCGCGCGACCGCGGTGGTGACCGTGACCGTGACCGTGACCGTGACCGCGACCGCGGCCGGGATCGGGATCGTGGGCGTGGTGACCGTGGTGACCGTGGTGACCGTGACCGTGACCGTGATCGCGACCGCGACCGCCGCGACGAGGGCGGCGCTCCGCTCGACGAGCTCGCCGCGCGCCCCCTGGCCGACGCGGTGGCGTCGCTGCTCTCGACCTTCGACCGGGGCGGCGGGCCCGTCGGCGCGCAGAAGCTCGCGGACGCCGCTCAGCGGCGCGGGCGGCTGACCGGGGACTTCCAGCAGGCCCAAGGCCAGATCCTGGCCGCAGCGCGCGCGGACAACCTGCGCCGCGAGGCAGCCGGCCAGCGCGTGCGCTTCCGCATCAGCGGCGGTCGCCTCGCGCTCACGGACTGGGCGCTGGACCCCGAAGCGCTGCGGATGGAGCGGGAGATCGCGGCTCTGGCCGAGCGCTACCGCGAGGCCGTGAGGCGTACGCTGCTCCGACGCATCCAGGACCTCCCGCACCGGGCCATGGGCGAGATCGCCTGCCTGTTGCTCGAACGCATCGGCATGACCGACGTCCAGGTCGTGCGCCGCCCCGGCTCGCCGGGCTCGGAGCTGCACCTGTCGGCGGTCGCCCGCGGACCGGGTGGCAACGTGCCGACCGCGGTCGTCGTGCGCCGCGACGGCCGCGAGATCGGCCGCGAGCGCGTGACCGAGCTGCGCGGTGCGCTGCACCACTACGGGCCGGCTGCCGCCGGCTGGCTCGTGACCACGGGCCAGGTGCTGAGCGGCGCTCGGGAAGAGGCCGCCGCCACCGGGGCCGCGCCGGTCACCTTGGTCGACGGCATCGGGCTCGCACGCCTGTGCGAGGAACAAGGCGTCGCGGTGCTCCAGACGCGTCTGACCCTCCCGGTCCCGGACGTGGAGCTCTTCGAGGCGCTTCGCGGCTCATGA
- a CDS encoding arginase family protein, which yields MAKKRKARAALVDAARAERLALAKQRAEQRGRAQKTKAEREKAAAKRAARQAESAEKRAGSRPTPTERLPRFAGVPTFLRLPVVQEAGSVPDVDVLLCGVPFDAGSSYRPGARLAPRAVRDASALARGFSAALGIDVFDELRVADGGDVAASPHDIDAALDAITARAEAIARSGVIGGYVGGDQTATLGVLRGIHRAKLKAVGLVHIDAHSNTAGPAWGRDIHHGSVVRHAVSEGLIRPDWTVQIGLRGPYSSSGDLAFAMSHGFEIVNVDEVKWDLHSAVSTLRKIVRQGPVYVSVDIAALDPSQAPGVGIPWPGGMTSWELQQILRALVGSEIVGFDVVEICPPFDVSEITAHVGVMVLQEILAAIADTRRSARPAPSTRDARGGRISA from the coding sequence ATGGCCAAGAAGCGCAAGGCCCGGGCGGCCCTGGTCGACGCGGCGCGCGCCGAGCGCCTGGCGCTGGCCAAGCAGCGTGCCGAGCAGCGCGGCCGAGCCCAGAAGACCAAGGCGGAGCGCGAGAAGGCCGCCGCCAAGCGCGCGGCCCGCCAGGCCGAATCCGCCGAGAAGCGCGCCGGCTCGCGTCCGACCCCGACCGAACGCCTGCCGCGTTTCGCCGGCGTGCCGACGTTCCTGCGTCTGCCCGTGGTGCAGGAGGCGGGCAGCGTCCCGGACGTGGACGTGCTGCTGTGCGGCGTTCCCTTCGACGCCGGCTCGAGCTACCGGCCGGGCGCGCGCCTCGCGCCCCGGGCGGTTCGCGACGCCTCGGCGCTCGCCCGGGGGTTCTCCGCGGCGCTGGGCATCGACGTGTTCGACGAGCTCCGGGTGGCCGACGGCGGTGACGTCGCGGCTTCCCCTCACGACATCGACGCGGCCCTCGACGCGATCACCGCGCGGGCCGAGGCCATCGCCCGCTCCGGGGTGATCGGCGGCTACGTCGGCGGCGATCAGACCGCTACGCTGGGCGTGCTCCGCGGCATTCACCGCGCCAAGCTCAAGGCCGTGGGTCTGGTGCACATCGACGCGCACAGCAACACCGCGGGCCCGGCCTGGGGCCGCGACATCCACCACGGCAGCGTGGTTCGACACGCGGTGAGCGAAGGCCTGATACGCCCGGACTGGACCGTGCAGATCGGCCTGCGCGGGCCGTATTCGAGCTCCGGCGACCTCGCGTTCGCGATGAGCCATGGTTTCGAGATCGTCAACGTGGACGAGGTGAAGTGGGATCTCCACTCGGCCGTCAGCACGCTGCGCAAGATCGTGCGGCAAGGTCCCGTCTACGTCAGCGTGGACATCGCCGCGCTCGACCCTTCGCAGGCTCCCGGCGTGGGCATCCCCTGGCCGGGAGGCATGACCTCGTGGGAGCTACAGCAGATCCTGCGGGCGCTGGTCGGGAGCGAGATCGTCGGCTTCGACGTGGTGGAGATCTGCCCGCCGTTCGACGTCTCGGAGATCACGGCGCACGTCGGCGTGATGGTGCTGCAAGAGATCCTGGCGGCCATCGCGGACACGCGCCGCAGCGCCCGCCCGGCCCCGAGCACCCGTGATGCCCGCGGCGGCCGCATCTCCGCGTGA
- a CDS encoding glycerophosphodiester phosphodiesterase produces MSPRREPPALRHFRRHAGAPPWVLGHRGARREAPENTLPAFQLAVEQGAAGVELDVRLDGDGRVIVLHDRTLERVTSGADSRDVEQLSGRELDAVSLAGGARVPALSEVLDWAVSGGHLLNVELKRDVSERRALVWRVAKLLRAHPAARERVLLSSFDPLFVRALAWLVPEVPSAWLVHAKQRVLSAAPGYRRLGAVGVHPELAIAADARVRRWHAQGALVNVWTVNEPAEARRLAAAGVDALISDVPGAIAKALD; encoded by the coding sequence GTGAGCCCCCGCCGCGAACCGCCGGCGCTCCGCCACTTTCGTCGCCACGCTGGCGCACCCCCTTGGGTGCTCGGTCACCGCGGCGCCCGGCGCGAGGCGCCGGAGAACACGCTGCCGGCGTTCCAGCTGGCGGTGGAGCAGGGCGCCGCCGGCGTCGAGCTCGACGTGCGTCTCGACGGCGACGGCCGCGTGATCGTGCTCCACGACCGCACGCTCGAGCGCGTGACCTCGGGCGCGGACTCGCGGGACGTCGAGCAGCTTTCGGGGCGCGAGCTCGACGCCGTCTCCCTCGCGGGGGGCGCACGCGTTCCGGCGCTCTCGGAGGTGCTCGACTGGGCGGTGAGCGGCGGCCACCTCCTGAACGTGGAGCTGAAGCGCGACGTCAGCGAGCGCCGCGCGCTGGTGTGGCGCGTCGCGAAGCTCCTCCGGGCGCACCCGGCGGCGCGCGAGCGCGTGCTCTTGTCTTCGTTCGATCCGTTGTTCGTGCGGGCCCTCGCCTGGCTCGTGCCGGAGGTACCGAGCGCGTGGCTGGTCCACGCGAAGCAACGCGTGCTCTCCGCCGCGCCCGGGTATCGCCGCCTGGGCGCGGTCGGGGTGCACCCGGAGCTTGCGATTGCGGCCGACGCCCGCGTGCGCCGCTGGCACGCCCAGGGCGCCCTGGTGAACGTGTGGACGGTGAACGAGCCCGCCGAGGCACGACGCCTGGCGGCGGCGGGCGTGGACGCGCTGATCAGCGACGTGCCGGGCGCGATCGCGAAGGCGTTGGATTGA
- a CDS encoding DNA-protecting protein DprA, translating to MPELPVEVLSGAKLPSRARELPRPPERLYLCGELPRVPCVAVVGTRSPTKEGVAYARHLAGALARAGVAVLSGGAEGIDTAAHLGALDVGGVTVVVAPSGFERPFPEENAELFEQVVRAGGAFLSQHAPDVPARPDAFFARNALLVALSHAVVVVEAPWRSGARNAAKQARRMGRTLFVVPHAPWNRRGSGWALELALGARLCNGPEDVLDRLREQNLHPLARVGAPAPAPAPVPAPAREEGSEPPPPPPARPVPTHPDPELRAVLAAHAAGATHPDEIAQRTGLSIPRIQYALLTLKLEGVLVAAPSNPGGSVNRRKH from the coding sequence GTGCCCGAGCTCCCCGTCGAAGTGTTGAGTGGCGCGAAGCTGCCGTCGCGCGCACGTGAGCTGCCCAGGCCTCCCGAGCGCCTCTACCTGTGCGGCGAGCTGCCCCGCGTGCCCTGCGTGGCGGTCGTCGGGACGCGCTCTCCCACCAAGGAAGGCGTGGCCTACGCGCGCCACCTCGCTGGTGCGCTGGCTCGGGCGGGCGTCGCCGTGCTCTCCGGAGGTGCCGAGGGCATCGACACCGCAGCTCACTTGGGCGCGCTCGACGTCGGGGGCGTGACGGTGGTGGTGGCGCCGTCGGGCTTCGAGCGGCCATTCCCCGAGGAGAACGCGGAGCTGTTCGAGCAGGTGGTCCGCGCCGGCGGCGCGTTCCTCTCGCAGCACGCCCCGGATGTGCCAGCCCGGCCGGACGCGTTCTTCGCGCGCAACGCGCTCTTGGTGGCGCTGTCCCACGCCGTGGTGGTGGTCGAAGCGCCCTGGCGCAGCGGCGCCCGCAACGCCGCCAAGCAGGCGCGCCGGATGGGCCGGACCCTCTTCGTGGTGCCCCATGCTCCGTGGAACCGCCGCGGCTCCGGCTGGGCGCTCGAGCTCGCGCTGGGCGCTCGGCTCTGCAACGGCCCCGAAGACGTGCTCGACCGGCTCCGCGAACAGAACCTCCACCCCCTCGCGCGCGTAGGCGCGCCCGCCCCGGCGCCCGCGCCCGTGCCCGCGCCCGCCCGCGAAGAAGGGTCCGAGCCTCCGCCTCCGCCACCGGCGCGGCCCGTCCCCACCCACCCGGACCCCGAGCTCCGAGCGGTGCTGGCGGCTCACGCTGCGGGGGCCACGCATCCCGACGAAATCGCTCAGCGAACGGGCCTGAGCATCCCGCGCATTCAATACGCGCTCTTGACTCTGAAGCTGGAAGGCGTGTTAGTAGCGGCCCCCTCGAACCCGGGCGGGTCCGTAAATCGGCGAAAGCATTGA